The window CCATTCAACTGTTTTTCCATTAAATTATCTTTTCCCTGGAAATGATCAGCTTTCCATCAAAAAAGCCAAACTGCCCTCCTCCCTAAACCATGCCTGTGGAAATCTGGTGATGTTCTAGggcagttcagcaagaggagagaccattctgcatcatgggagatgtagttcagccTTGGGATCCTGGCCCATGGAAGCGATTGGTGCTGTGTGATATAAGAGGCACCCCCATGGTATTTCTGAGCTGAAAAATTATGTTTTTAGAGAAAAGATTTTGgtctcccccctcaaaaaaaaaaaaaaaaacgctttGTGCATCAGCTCCACGCAGTACCCAgcttgcactgaaaacagcagaaTGAAATATACCCCAAACCTCATACTCTGTGACTCTGGTAGAAATTGCATCATTGAATTACACAGTAAAAAAGAGTAGGTCAAATTAATCCCCGGGGCACCAGTTACACCGAGGGtggctttggttcactgaatgcattaattaggtgttgtgtctctctgagctcaggtattcccagGGGCTTCAGGAATCATATCGCATAGATCACACATCTCGGTATAAAACTTCCTGAATGCTCCAATCTGGCAGTTTCTATCAATGGGGAAACACCACCATttctcttctcagcaggtacgTGCTATTGTCCTGAATTACAGTCACACGCACGCACGCAGACACCACAGGGATCAGCAGGGATTGAATTCCAGACCTCCAGcacttaaagcctcagctccaaCTCCTaccccttcagctaaaggagcGACCTCCTGGATTGGAAAAAATAGGCACTTACCTAGTCAATGAAGCCTGGGCTTCCCATGATGTCTCTAGGTTTTCATACAGGCTCCAGTAAATGCCAAACAGCTTAATCAGCACAGTGAGCAACTTTACCACAGAGTGTGGAAAGACTGACATTCCTTTACTCTCACCCCTTTTTTAGTTAAGGAATAATCCTTTCAGACTGATTCTCTCGCAGCACAGTCACAAGTTACTCTTTTCTGTTTGGattagtgaacaggagtgtttgtgtggggggcatgATTAACCTGCGTCTCATTGTATTTGCACAGCGTGTGCATTTTATCGaacacctggaatgaccagctgtgaacatctggctctgtggactAAGCCCTTCCCAGAGTTCGTACTGATGTAAATTaagaaactgatctccatttatcttcTCTTACCtcattacagagaagggacaggttttcTGCACCATCCACCTGCCCACATCTCTGTAGCAACCTGATCTCTGTTCAGCGGAGATGGAAAAGGGAAATCACTCAGCggtgactgagttcattctctcaggactgacagatcgtccagagctgcaggtccccctgtttgtggtgttcctactgatttatggtatcacccttttggggaatggggggatgatcttgttaatcaaGATTGATCCCcaactccacacccccatgtactttttcctcagtaatttgtctttctgtgacctctgctatTCCTCAGtaatttcccctaagatgctgctgaatttctttgccaagaggaaaagcatttcttacaCTGCCTGCGCTGTGCAAATGTATCTCTCTATCGTTTTTGCAGATGttgagtgcctcctgctggctgtgatggcatatgaccgttatgtggccatctgtaacccactgctctatacggtcactatgtccaggcagctttgtaaacagctTGTGGTTGGTGTGTACACTGTGGGGTTGGTGGATTCAATGATACACACGTGTTGTACATTTCGGCTGTcatcctgcagctccaacatcatcaatcatttcttctgtgacatccccCCGCTGTTAGTGCTCTCCTGCTCTGACACCcgcatcaatgagattgtgaCGTTTGTCTTCATATGCTGCATTGTGGTGAGCAGCCTTGTGACAATCCTCCTCTCTTATGTCTATATCACttccaccatcctgcagatccacTCTGCTAAGGGCCggcacaaagccttctccacctgcactttccacttAACGGCTGTTGCCCTTTATTTtggcaccctcctcttcatgCACTTACGTCCCACgtccagctattccatggacacagacaaaatgacctcagtgttttacacgctggtgatccccatgttgaaccccctcatctacagcctgaggaacacagAGGTAAAGGATACCTtgaggaaagcaatgaataaactcCTAACAAATTCTTGAATCTGATTAACTCTGTATTGGTTTAATTGTGGGGAGTGGAAACAGGTGAATTCAATTCCCAACCCATTGCAATGTAATTCACAAAGCTCATGGTAGTATTGTTCATTATTGTATTGTTATTACtattaatttgtttgtatttCAAGAAGGTCTGCAGGCCCCAACAGAGATCAGTGGACAAAACATGGGAAGAATCACAGGTccagaaagagagaatgattCTGTAGGTTGGTGGCTTAGGGGCATTCACCTAGAGGGTGAGATGCTCAACTTTATGtctctgttccaatggttatttaaTTAGTTATGCACAGTAGAACAACTTTGaaaggtttggtcacagagacccccatTGGGACTGGCACCttatgtgctgaaattacctctgatcCTGTTTTCCCGCCAGCCTGGGCCTACACAACCCTGCCttattgagccagacatgctagcctgctgcaacacagaccaagGTCTGGGCCACACCGCCAAATCTGCAGATCTAGACTGAAACTAGCTCAGCCGGTTACCCGTTTCCGGCATGGAGACGCCCAGTTCCCATGGTATCTAATCCCCAAACAAATCtggtttactctgtataaagcttatacagggtaaaatgataAATGTTTGCCTTCTATATCACTgcaagagagatatgcacagctgtttgcccccctccccggtAACAAATACTTACACTgagtttataaataaacaaaagtgattttattaagtataataAGATGGATTAAAGTGATTTTAAGTCATAACAGATAGAATAAAAGAAATCACAAAGTAAAATGAGCAAGGCTACTCTTAATAAACTCAGAAATCTGTTACAAATGTTAACTTCTCACCCAAGTTGTTACTTCAGGTAAAATCCTCCTCAGGTCAGATGCCTTTTCTGACGAGGGTCTCGCCTGTTCTCACCCACCCCTGTGGTTACAGTCCTTTTGTATCCAGGTGCTTGCAGGtatctctgtggggtggggaggccgtctcttaagccagctgaagacactCATTGTTTGCCTTCCACACTTAGATAGAACATCCCTAAGGCAGAAAACCTTTGTTTCAAATTCTACCCTACTCAGGAGAAGTACCttcaagatggatttcagtatcaggtgacatgatgTTGCATCACATaaagctttatggaaatatgcttatgaatgtaaatatgacatgactggaatatgttttattctacatatgccatgtaacatatttcTGCAATCGTTCTGAATACGGAAtacattcctcctatttgtatgcatgtatcatttttgtattcaaagttatgaatattggctatgtacttttCTAATTTGAAATAGccttagtgaagcagttggtcagcttcctgagaaaagattattctcagtaagtgcccagtcaagaaacacttaaaccAACAATGAACatggagacaccaatccacatctgagctttccccaGAATACGgtttggctggtaaggaactgaatcatgcatggacatgtgacttgcccacgtgactccaaaactccatcttggagctggaattctacacagagtgggggaggggtgtccacccacaagagaaagtctatttaaacccttgGGGaaccctccattttgtcttcagctggctcaagacaTATCCTATGGGGGTGAAGAGGCTACCTGAAAGAAACTAGGACAAAGGTCAGTAACTaaagggggtgtgagtgattgctgagcccagactagaaggagactagtctggaaaagaaagcttactggaatacctctgagggtgaggttttatctgtattcagttttcttactgtattaggcaaaGACTTGCAtgctctattttattttgtttggtaattcacttcgTCCTGTCTGTTGctgcttggaaccacttaaatcctactttctgtattgaataaattcactttttacttattatttaacccagagtatgtattaatatcaGGGGGtgtggcaaacagctgtgcatatctctcaatCAGTGTTTttgagggcaaacaatttatgagtttaccctgtataagctttatacagggtaaaatggatttacttGGGGTTTAGACCCCACTGGGATTTGGGCAACTGAGTGTTAGAGACAAGAAAACTTCCTAAGCTGCTTTCAGTCAAGCCTGCAGTTTGGGGGACATGGATCAAAcctggttctgtgtttgtatccAGCAAGTGTGTCTGACACAACCAGGCAGAGTTCTGGAGTCCGAAACTTGTAGGGAAAGCAGGGGAAGAAGTAGGCTTGGCaaatcagttggcagccccaaggggttTCTGTTATCCAACCCATCAAATTCTTCCTGGTTtgacccacacatacacaggaagacttgcaggtaaacagagccatccacagtctaTTGATTCTCAAGCACCTTTAATGACTTTCACTTAATGTGTCtaaatcagtaatacaagtttatatcttattctccgaACTCAGAAATAGAAATAATCCACataaacaaataggatgaacaaaCTTAGTAGTTTATAAGTTTTATAATGATATGTTACATGGGGCACTTAgtataaagcatattccagtgatgtcatattaataagcatattttcataaagcatatggagtgcaatgtcacacagagctttgcccagccctggacagaagggggaattgaacctggatctcccacctcaGAGATGAACTATTGGGCTAAAAATTACAAAGGGAAGGACCACCACTGCCCCCTACAGTGGCTGTCTTGCATCCGGCACCTAAACCGTCCCCCCGCACACAAGCATTGTTTTTGGCGAAGCTATTAGGAGTATTTGTGACACGTTTGTGAAGAGTTTCAGGTCAATCCAAACGGTATTGTTTTTGACAATAAATGATTAGTCCAGAAGAAATTCACCCATTTCTATACACATTTGTGTCCCAAAGCTGGAAAATTACTGAAAGAGACATTTGGAGAGGTGACCACCAAATAAAGTGGAATACTTTTATCTAAGGTTTGTATCATATTAAATAGATCTCACGGGAGAGACAGCGATCCAGGTCAGCTGATGTTCTGTCCCTCTCTGTTCAATTTCAAGAAGAAAAGACATTGCAACAACATTAATTCCATTTGCTGCGCACACCTGttgtcctgggagcaaagatgCTCCAGCGAGTAAATCTCAAAGTCATCAAAGCCAAATTTAACCTCTGCCACCCAAGGAAG of the Eretmochelys imbricata isolate rEreImb1 chromosome 6, rEreImb1.hap1, whole genome shotgun sequence genome contains:
- the LOC144266327 gene encoding olfactory receptor 5W2-like; this encodes MEKGNHSAVTEFILSGLTDRPELQVPLFVVFLLIYGITLLGNGGMILLIKIDPQLHTPMYFFLSNLSFCDLCYSSVISPKMLLNFFAKRKSISYTACAVQMYLSIVFADVECLLLAVMAYDRYVAICNPLLYTVTMSRQLCKQLVVGVYTVGLVDSMIHTCCTFRLSSCSSNIINHFFCDIPPLLVLSCSDTRINEIVTFVFICCIVVSSLVTILLSYVYITSTILQIHSAKGRHKAFSTCTFHLTAVALYFGTLLFMHLRPTSSYSMDTDKMTSVFYTLVIPMLNPLIYSLRNTEVKDTLRKAMNKLLTNS